The DNA region AAAATGGCACCATCAGTATTAAGTTTTAGCACACCTACAGGAGGAGCTTTCCAACTAAAATGAGACTAAGCTTGCATCCGAGATTTAATCACCACAGCTTTATAACTATGTAACAGATCCAATGAATGGGAAATGACATGAGAAGGAGAGAGGATCTTGTGATCAAATTCAAGTTTATTCCTCCTAACCCAGAAACCccatgcaaaacaaaaaaatcttgCGAAATTAGACAAATCTTGTCCAGCAACAAACTGCATAGCCAACTCAACAAAACTACTTGGACTAAGATTATGTAACATTGGGAAAAATTGAGTCCAAGAAGCTTGCACCTGATCGCAAGTGAAAACTGCATGCAGTAAATCCTCTACCGGGAAAGAACAGAACCTGCAGCAAGCATCCTGAAGAACATGTTTCTGCATCAATTTAACTTTTGATGGAAGACTATCCATACAACCTCTCCAAgcaaaactttaattttatttggcaCCGGCATCTTCCATAAAGCTTTCCACAACTTCTGCTGAGATCTAATATTAGAGGATTCAGAAATTTCAAGCCGAGAGAGGTCCATAATCAACCTATAGCAGCTTTTAACCGAAAACATCCCATTTCTTTCAAaattccatatcaatttatcaGCTGTACCACTCGAAAATAccataattttcatgatttcacACACTAaacttggattgaagagagttcTTAGTTTTTGAATATCCCATCCCAGATTATCCACCTGAAAAACTGATGCCACAACATCCTCCCTGTGAGTCTCGACCACCCCATGTTCTGAAGCTAAGTTTTGATGACCTGGCAGCCATTTATCATGCCATAAATTAACCTTTTGCCCATCCCCAATCCTCCAAATGCAACCCTCCTTTAGCCAATGCTTTGCCTCCCAAATACTCCTCCATTTAAATGATGGACAATGCCCCAAATTAGATTCTAAAAAACTGGACGTAGAGAAGTACCGAGCTTTGAGTAGCTTATGTAACACCAAATTATTATTCTGCAGTAAACACCAACCTTGTTTAGCCAAAAGAGCTAggttgaaaaatcttaaatttttaaacccAAATCCACCCCTACACTTAGCTTCACACATCTTGCGCCAACTAACCCAATGAATCcttctttcctctcttttttgctCCCACCAAAAATTTGACATGAGACCCTCTAATTCAGCACAAAAAGAAGCAGGCAATAAGAAACAACTCTTCGAATAAGTTGGAATCGAAAGCGTTACAACCTTGAGCAAGATCTCCTTTCCCCCTTGAGACAATAATTTTTCCTTCAAACTTTGCAATTTTTGCCAAACCCGTTGCTTTATAGATTGAAATGCCCTGGTTTTTGATCTACCCACTATTTGAGGCAATCCAAGATACTTCTCATATTGTTGGATATCCCCATTACCCCACAAAGAACGGATCTCTTGCTGTAACTCGTGGCTGACATTATTGCTAAAAACCGTAGAtgttttttccttattaattttttgccCAGAAACTTACTCATAAACATCTAACACCTCTTGTACCCTTTTATTCTCTTCCACATCCGCCTTACAAAAAATAACACTATCATCTGTAAAAAGCAAATGATTGATGTTAGGGGCATTTCTGCAATTTTTTAGCCCAGAAACATCCTTTCTAACCCCAGCAGCATTCAGCAAAGAAGAAAGACCTTCAGTACAAAAGAGGAAAAGATAAGGGGATAAatgatccccttgtctcaaccccCGAGTAGGAATAATAGGCCCTTTGGGAACGCCATTAActaaaacagaaaaggaaactGTTTTAACACAGTACATCACCAAAGAAATAAAGCTCGGCTGAAATCCCATAACTTCCATCACCTTTTGAATAAAACTGCATTCAACCCTATCgtatgccttgctcatatctAACTTCAAAGACATATAACCTTGACGCTCAGCCCTCTTATGTTTTAGATAATGTAtcaattcataagtaattaatacATTATTAGTAATTAAACGACCCggaacaaaggcactttgaCTTTTCCCAATAATACAAGGCAAAACAGCTTTCAATCGATTAGCAATGActttagatataattttttaggccacattacacaaactaatgGGTCTATAGTCAGCAACAAC from Carya illinoinensis cultivar Pawnee chromosome 6, C.illinoinensisPawnee_v1, whole genome shotgun sequence includes:
- the LOC122312666 gene encoding uncharacterized protein LOC122312666, which translates into the protein MNLELSQQFSESEVWNALAEMNPSLALGPDGMSPAFFQKYWHVVGSSMKGAILQALNTVNGVPKGPIIPTRGLRQGDHLSPYLFLFCTEGLSSLLNAAGVRKDVSGLKNCRNAPNINHLLFTDDSVIFCKADVEENKREKTSTVFSNNVSHELQQEIRSLWGNGDIQQYEKYLGLPQIVGRSKTRAFQSIKQRVWQKLQSLKEKLLSQGGKEILLKVVTLSIPTYSKSCFLLPASFCAELEGLMSNFWWEQKREERRIHWVSWRKMCEAKCRGGFGFKNLRFFNLALLAKQGWCLLQNNNLVLHKLLKARYFSTSSFLESNLGHCPSFKWRSIWEAKHWLKEGCIWRIGDGQKVNLWHDKWLPGHQNLASEHGVVETHREDVVASVFQVDNLGWDIQKLRTLFNPSLVCEIMKIMVFSSGTADKLIWNFERNGMFSVKSCYRLIMDLSRLEISESSNIRSQQKLWKALWKMPVLFFPGRGFTACSFHLRSDAHKAGIGAILRDSIGHVLMAVSKIELALEDPETVELLVVFRGMQMCISMGISALEVESDCLLLVQALQQEDMTNSLPGNLFSEVKRLCDYFSSVSFVHVYREGNRAAHLLARNAWRVEDIDMWWDSIPDFLSQALWFDKCL